The Synergistaceae bacterium genome segment CCGCGAGCGAAAGCAGGATTGCCTGTGATGCAATGAAGAGCGCCTCGTCAGCCTTAGGGTCGGGGTTGGAGGGGTCGTTCAGAAAGTCGTACAGGGTGATGTTCAGCTCGTACGGGCTGGCGGAGCCGTCAGGGTTCGCCCTGTGCGATACGAGCCCCCCGTTGGCGAGAGTTCGCTCCGCCAGCGCGGCAATCTGCGCGTTGCTCAGTATGTCCTTGGCCGGAGTCACACCGATGCCATCATGGGAGGCGATGAAGTTGAAGAAGCACGAACCGCGAGTCCGCACCCTCAGGCCGGAAGCCCATCCGGAGAGGACGGATGCGTCGCCCGTAAGGAGGGCGTGGAGGGTCAGCGGGGCTAGGGAGAAGTTGTATACCATCTGAGCCTCGTCCGTGCCTTGCCCATCCGAGCGGGGATCGCCGAAGTAGCTTATGTTCTCCTCGTGGGGGACGTTCGTCTCTGTTATCAGCATCACGTGGGGGGCGACGTCGTCCAGCACCGCCCGCCACAGCTTGATCACCGCGTGAGTCTGCGGCAGATGGATGCAGGAGGTCCCGATAGTCTTCCATAGGTAGGCTATCGCGTCCAGCCTGACTATCTCCGCGCCTTTGAGGGCGTAGTGCAGCAGTATGTCGGTCATCTCCAGCAGCACGTCCGGCGAGGCGTAGTTCAGGTCGATCTGGTCGTCGCTGAAGGTCGTCCAGACCAGCCTCTCGCCCTTGGCGGTGTCGACCCTGGTCAGCAGCGGCAAGGTCCGCGGCCGCACCACCTTGGACAAGTTCTCCCCCTCCGACACGGTGATGAAGAAGTCGCTCCACGGCGCCTCCCCGCGAGTGAAGGCGGCGAACCACTCGCTCTCCCTCGATACGTGGTTTGCCACGAAGTCCAGCATCAGGCGGTAGCGCTCGCCCAGCTCGGCTATGTCCTCCCATTCGCCGAGCTCCGGGTCGATACGCCTGTAGTCGACCACCGAGAAGCCGTCGTCCGACGAGTAGGGGAAGCAGGGTAGGATGTGCACCCCGCTGACGTACCCGGCAAGATGCTCGTCCATGAAGGAGCGAAGGGTGCGCAAAGGGTGCTCTCCCGGTGTGCTGAACTGGTCGGCGTAGGTTATGAGGATGGTGTCCCGCTCGCTAGGAATGGACTTTCTCCCGGTCGGAGCGGGTATCCTGCCCCGGTAGGAGGCCGTCAATCTCTCAAGTCGTCGGTGCACGCCCACGGCATCCTCCCCGAAGAGTTGAGCGAGCAGGGCGCCTATTCGTGCGTCGGAGTCGTTCATCGTGCGTCCTCCCTGTGGGTCATGCGGGGCGAAGCGCCTGTTTCGTGTCCGGGTCCATCCATCGGATGCTGTCGGAGGGGAGGCGAAGCCATACCCTCCCGCCGGCGCTCGCCGGAAAGGCCGGGTGCGTCGCCACTTTGATCTTATGTCCTCCGAAGGCCGCAGTCAACAAATTCTGAGCGCCCAGAGGCTCCACAACGAGCACGTCCGCCATCAGCGCGTCCGGTGCCGGCTCGTGCAGTGTCTCCAGGTTCTCGGCGCGAATGCCCAGCACCACTGGCTTGCCGTCGTATTTTGAGAGCATTTGCTGCATCTCGGCCGCTGGTGCGACGTCGAACTCACCGAGCCTGACCGTCGTTCCGTCCGGGCCTTTTCGGACCCGGCCCATCAGGAAGTTCATCGGTGGATTTCCGATGAAGCCGCCTATGAAGCCGTTCGCGGGGAAGTCGTACACCTCGGTGGGGGAGTCCACCTGCTGGATCGTCCCTCCGTGCATCACGGCGATTCGATCTCCCATGCTCATGGCCTCCACCTGGTCGTGGGTGACGTAGACAGTGGTGGTGCCTATCTTGGCAAGCAGCTGTTTAAGCTCCGCTCTCATCTCAAGCCTCAGCAGTGCGTCCAGGTTGCTCAGCGGCTCGTCCATCAGAAGCACCTGCGCCTGCATGGCTATCGCCCGCGCGACCGCGACCCGCTGCCTCTGTCCGCCGCTCATCTTCGACGGATATCGGTCCAGCATCCCCTCTATGTGTAGAAGCTCCGCGGCCCGGCGGACCCGGTCCTCGGTCTCCGATTTATCCTCTTTGCGCATCCTCAGGCCGAAGGCTATGTTGTCGAAGACGTTCATGTGAGGGAAGATCGCGTAGCTCTGAAAGACCATGGATATATGCCTCTCCCTGGGCGGAAGGTAGGTCACGTCCCTGCCGCCGATGCTTATCCGCCCCTCGTCGGCCATGCCGAGCCCGGCGATCGCCCGCAGCAGGGTCGTCTTCCCGCAGCCGCTGGGCCCAAGGAGCACCATGAACTCGTGCTCGGCCACCACCAGCGACACGTCCTTCACTGCCACGAAGTCACCGAAGCGCTTTGTGACTCCCTCTATCCTGATCTCCGACATGACCTCGCCCCCTTTCTCTCATTATTTGCTTGCCTGTCCCCACATGTTGAACAGGTACTTGCGGATGATCACGATGAAGATCACCGACGGGACCAGCATGAAGAAGCCACCCGCGAACTTGTAAGCGTCGGAGGCCTCCCTCAGCGACACCAGCACCTGGGCGGGCAAGGTGCGGTTCTTCACGGTCAACACAGTCGCGGCGAAGACCTCGTTCCACGACATTACGAATGTGAACAGCCCCGCCGCCGCTATGCCTGGAAGGGCCAGCGGCATCACCACCGTGCGGAACGCCTGCAGCGGCGTGCAGCCGAACACCTGCGCCGCCTCCTCCAGCTCGTACGGTATGCCCGCGAACACGCTGCCTATGACCAGCACAGTGGTGGGGAGTGTCAGGGCCGTGTGCATCAGGGCGAGGCTCGGTATGCTGTCGAAGATGCCGAGGCTGATGAATGTGACCGCCAGCGGTATCGAGAGTATTACCACTGGAAAGGCTCGCACGGCCAGGATCGATAGCCGGAAAGTTTCCCGCCCGCGGAATGAGTATCGCGATAGGGCGTACCCGGCCGGGGCGGCGATCAGGGTCGAGAGCCCCAGTGTCAGCAGTGCGACGACGACGCTGTTCACTAGGCCGGGCAGAATGCCGTAGGAATCCAGGAAGAAGCGCATCGTGTCGAAAGAGAAGGGGATGAAAGGGAGCGCCCCCTTGGGGAAGCTCCTCATCGCCTCGGGCGTCGTCAGCGCGGTCGACGCGATCAACCATATAGGAAGCAGAATCCACAGGGACAGGAGGATGGCGACCAGGTAGGTAAAAGCCCGTTTTATCGCAAGGCGGCGCTTCGCCCTCGCCCGCACCCTCTCCATCTCGTCGGAGACCCGGACGCTCATGATACCGCCTCCTCCCCTCCGCGCACGGTGCGCAGATAGAACACGGCGCTGACCATCGACAGCAGCAGTATCAGCCCCGAGTAGGCCGCCGCCGCGTTCATGTTGCGAAGGGCGTAGTACTGCCGGTAGGTCTCGTTGGCCAGAACTGTCACCACGTCCCCGCCGCCGAGAGCTATGACGACGGCGAAGACTTGCAGCGCAAGGATCGTCCTAAGAATGAGGGCCACCTGGATGCTCGGCTTGAGCAGCGGGAGGATGACGTACCTAACCCTCTGCCACAGGCTGGCCCCGAAGAGCTCGGCGGCCTCCAGCACCTCCTGCGATATCGCCTGCAGACCCGATACGACGATCACCATCACAAGAGAGGTCGCGCGCCACACCTCGGCTATCCACACGGCAACCAGGATCCAGTGGCGGGTCGCGGCTGTCAGGTAGGGCTGAGGGCTTGAGATCAGTCCGAAGGTGTAGAGCAGGCTGTTGAGAAAGCCGTTCTGCGTGAAGATGGACGACCAGACTATCCCCACCGCGAGGTCGGACGCAGCCAGCGGGATTGCGAATATCGCCAGGAAGACCAGGTTGAATCTGATGCGCGACTGTATCACCAGCGCCATCACGATCGCCAGGACGAGCTGCACCGGTATGATCAGCAGCATGAGCAGGAAGGTCGTCCACAGCGCGGAGCGGAAGAAGCGGTCCTTGAGCATCCTGCGGACGTGAAGCAGGGTGAAGCGTCCCGTGTCGCCGATGCCGACCCTTCCGCTCTCGCCGTCCGAGTAGATCTGCAGATTTCGCCCCTGTGCCCACCCGGAGACGCTCTTTTCGTCGCTCGTGTTCTTGACCAGGTACCAGACCTCCTGCGAGCCCCTCCGCAGGATAGTCGCCTCCGCCCTTGCAGGCAACTCGCCGACTGCCTCGCCGAGCTCGTCGGGCGTCTCGTGCAGAACAGTCCCCTGTCCGGCGGACGCACCAAGGCGGGGCCGGACGGTGCCCAGCACCGGGGCGCCCGATGAGTCGGTCTCGCGGATCCTGATTCGGCTCTCCGGTATCCACCCGCGGACCTCTCCGATACCCTCGTCCTTTCCCTCGACGAAGAACCATATGTCGCCCCCGTCGGACTCCTCCGCGGACAGGGGGACAACCCGCCGCTCCATCACGGATATTCTTGCTCCCTGCTCTACCGTTCCGACCGAGTCCTCACCTCCCGGGGAGTCACGGAGCGAAAGAAGCCCCTGTTCCTCCCAGACGGCCAGCCGGATAGCCTGGGTCATGGGCCAGGCGAAGAAGAGCAGCAGGTAGAGCAGCGCGGGCGCGATCAGAAGATAGGGGGTCCACTTGAAGCTCCTGCGCCCCGAGGCGCGAAGAGGGCTTGCGCTCACTTTCACCACCTTCTTTCGAGACGGGGAGAGCCCGAACCGTACGGGCACTCCCCGAAAAGAGCGCGTTTGTCTTTTAACGCGGCAGCACCTTGCTCGGTCCGTCGGAAGCGGGATCGGGCGGCCACGCCGGGGCGCCGGTCTCGTCCATCAGGAGCTGAAGGTTCGTGGCCTCCTCTTCGAGCACCTTGCCGACATCCTCTCCGTTCAGAACCGTTCGGTCGAAGGCGTTGCGGAAGATTTGGTTTATCTCTCCGCCTCTCGCCCCCAGCCCCACGGGCAGCAGCGCCGCGATCGCGTTTGGCGAGCTCGCCTGGGTGTTGACCGCCTCCATCTGCATGGCGATCCCCTTGGGAAGGCGAGATGTGTCAACTCCGCCGACCGCCGGGAAGAAGCCGAGCTCGTTCAGCACTCTGGCCTGCACGTCAGGCCGTGTCAGATACTCGATGGCCTGATTGGCGGCTTCGGGGTTCGGAGCGGCCTTCGAGATGGCGAGCCCCACTATCACCGGCATGTAGCCAAGCCCCGCGGGGCCGGCGGGCGCAGGGAAGGCCACGAACTCGTCCGGTTTCTCCGCAAAGGCCGGTAGCAGGCGCGCGGTGTGGTCGAACGCCACCCATACCTCCTCTTTCAACAGCGGCTCGTGCATCAGGTTGTAGTTGATCGACTCCGGGTGGACGTAGGGCCACAGATCCGACTTCATCCACTCGAGCATCGCTATCGCATCGACGCTCTGGAACTTGCCGACCATTCCCCCGGTGAACGAGGGCCACAGATAACCCTGCAGGAAGCGCTGGAAGAGCCCCGCATGAGGCAAACCGAGCAAGGGTCTCCCCTCCGCCTCATAGAGGGCCTTGCTCCAGTCGGCGAGCTGCTGGTACGTGATGGTGTTCAGATCCACCCCCTCGGGCAGATAATCGAGCGCCTTTTTATTGGCGGCCATGATGTAGGTCGCCTGCATCCAGGGGATGTAGTACAGTGTGTCCTCGCTGCCCAGGAGCCCGGTCTGCATGTAGGCCTGCGCGAACTCCCGACTATCGCCCAGGTCCTCGGCCAGGTCGACCAGGTTGGCGAGAGCGTTCGCCTGCTGCAGAGGGGGGAAGGAGCCGTGCAGAGCCCCTATCAGGCCCAATGTCCCCTTGCCCGCCTTGGTCTCCGCTATCACAAGGTCGATCATGGGCCCGTCGTTGGAATCGGCGGTATAATCGAAGCCGCCGTCCTTCAGAATCTCGCGGAACTTAGCCTGCTCCTCCACCGGCGCGAACTGGGTGGAGAAGAACACCAGGCCGGAGAGCCCGGATGCAAACGCCGCGCCGCCCCACAGGACCGCGCTCAGCGTGAGCAGAGCGGCCAGCGTCCGAGTTCCTTTCACGCGCATTTTCATGACATTCCTCCTTGTCCACACATGCTCCCGCGCCGTAAGGGCGCTCTTCACAGAGGGTGCACGGCAAAGCGGGAGCCTTTCATACCTCAACCGACTCTCGGACTTTCCTTCAAGATACTTGCCAACTCTCGCCATCACCCCCCGTCTCAACTGTGGACCTCCGAGGCGCGCCGCAGGACGACCGGACGATAAGTCGCGGTGCCAGTATCTCGCCCCTCGTGTCCCGCGCCTCTCCCGCGATCAGGTCCACCAGCTTCTCGCAGACCATCCGCCCTATCTCGTAGATGGGCTGCTGCACGGTCGTCAGAGGGGGGTGTGAGTGCTCAGCCATGGGGATGTCGTCGAAGCCGGTCACGGCGACGTCCCCACCCACCGAAACGCCCCGCTCGTGCAGGGCGCTCATCGCGCCGAGCGCCATCAGGTCGTTGCACGAGGCTATCGCCGTGGGGATTTCTGGCTCCTCGAGCAACTTCATCGCAGCCTCGTAGCCGCTCTTTTGAGTCAGGTCGCCCTTGACGATTCGCAGTTCGTCCGGGTCCAGGCCGTGCTCGGCCATCGCCTGGCGAAGTCCCTCCAGCCTGTGCCCCATGAATAGAAGGTCCGGTGGCGAGCTAAGAAAGACCATCCGCCTGTGACCGAGCCCGATCAGGTGATCTCCGACGAGCCTCATCCCCTTCACACTGTCCACGTCGACGAAGGGAAAGCCGGCCGCGCTCTCCGTGCGGCCGAAAGCCACGAAAGGCACCGCTGACTCTACGAGCCAGTCTATCCGCGGATCCCTTCGCCTCGTTCGGACAACGACAAAGCCGTCCACCTGTCCGCCGCTCACCTTGCGCCGGTACAGCTCCATCTCTCCCTCTCCCGGCGACTGCACGGAGAGGAGCAGGTCGTAGCCGCGTTCTGCGGCCATATTTCCTACGCCGGTCAGAAATTCGGTGAAGAAGGGATCGGAGAAGCGAGGGCCTACAGTGGGAAGGATCAGGCCGATAGTCCGGGAGCGACGCTTCTGCAGCGATCGCGCCAGGGCGTTGGGAGTGTAGTTCATCTCGCGCGCCGCGCGCCGCACCAGCTCCCTGGTCTCCTCGCTGACGTCGCCGTACCCGGCGAGCGCGCGCGAGACAGTGGTTATGGACTTTCCAGTGCGTTCCGCGATGTGCTTCAGGGTGACTCGCATATCGACCCCTCCCAAAACGTTTTGGATTGCCAAGCAGTCTAATCCAAAACGTTTTGGATGTCAACCGCAAAAGATAGAAATTTGCGACTGCTCTTCTCGGACGAAATTGAAAACCTCCTCTTGGCGGTCGATCTTCTAGGGTATAATGACCCCGGAAGTCCAGTGGAGCATGAGCGGCTACGATTTTTTTGGAGAGGTGATCGATTTGAACAGAGACGAGATCCTGCAGAAATTCGTATGCACCCCCAGCAGGGTGGCGATCGTGGGGGCGTCCCCAAAGACCGAGAGGCCCGTATTCCGAGTTATGAACTACCTGTCCGGCGCGGGCTTCACCCTTTTTCCGGTAAACCCTGCCTATACCGGAGCGGAGATCTTGGGCCTGACGTGCAGGGCGGACTTGGCATCGCTCGAGGAGAGAGTGGATGTTGTGGCTCTATTCGTCTCCGCCGACAAGCAGGCCGGCATCGCCCGCGACTTGAAAAATATGTCCGACAAGCCGGTGGTATGTTTTCAGCCCGGGTCGGAGAATAAGCCACTTGCCGAATCGCTCGCGAAGGACGGCTACCCGGTTCTGGAGCACTGCCTTATGGCGGCTCACATGAACGAGTGCGGCGCTTGATATTTATTGTTGCTTAAAAGACTGTGTTCGGTATATAATTCGCTATTAGTGATAAGTTGTAGATAAGCGTCGGAATCCTGCGATCCAACCTGTCCGGCGTGACTTCCATATTATTCAGGAGGTGTCCGGTGTCCTCCGAGGTTCCTTTTACCATTCGAGTGCGATACGGAGATACAGATCAGATGGGCGTCGCATACTACGCCAACTACCTGTACTGGTTCGAGATCGGCAGATCCGAGTTCTGCCGGGCTCACGGAAGGTCCTACGCCGACTGGGAGGCGGAGGGCATGTTTCTCCCCGTGGTCGAGTCGCACTGCCGTTACAGATACCCCGCACGTTATGAAGAAGAGATCACAGTGTTCACAAAGATAGGCGAACTGAAGGCGGGAAGCGTCGTCTTCAAATGCCGCATCGAGAGGACCTCGGACGGGAAGCTGCTGGCCGAGGGATGGACCCGCCATGCGTTTGTCGACGCAAGAGGCAAGGTGTTGCGTGGTAATAACCCCATGCGCAAGTGGATAGAGGCGCTGAGGGATGATGGAGGTGTCGCGTAGAGTGAGTGCCAGGGCCATACTGCTTGGAAATGAAGCGATAGCCAGGGGGATTGTCGAGGCGGGGTGTCTAGTCGCCACGGCCTACCCCGGTACGCCGTCGTCGGAGATCCTTCCGGCGGTGGCAAAGTACGCCGACGAGCTGGGCGTGCCCATGTCGGTGGAGTGGGGGGTCAACGAAAAGGTGGCCTTCGAGGAGGCGGCCGCCGCCTCGTTCACGGGGGCCAGGGCCTGCGCCGTGATGAAGCAGGTCGGGCTCAACGTCGCAGCGGATCCGTTCATGAGCATCGCACACTACCAGCTCAAGGGAGGGCTGCTGCTTGTGTCGTCGGACGACCCGGGGCCGCACAGCTCCCAGACGGAGCAGGACAGTCGCTACTTCGCCATGTTCGCCAAGGTTCCCTGCTTCGATCCGGCGACGGCGGAGGAGGCCAGGGAG includes the following:
- a CDS encoding sugar phosphorylase gives rise to the protein MNDSDARIGALLAQLFGEDAVGVHRRLERLTASYRGRIPAPTGRKSIPSERDTILITYADQFSTPGEHPLRTLRSFMDEHLAGYVSGVHILPCFPYSSDDGFSVVDYRRIDPELGEWEDIAELGERYRLMLDFVANHVSRESEWFAAFTRGEAPWSDFFITVSEGENLSKVVRPRTLPLLTRVDTAKGERLVWTTFSDDQIDLNYASPDVLLEMTDILLHYALKGAEIVRLDAIAYLWKTIGTSCIHLPQTHAVIKLWRAVLDDVAPHVMLITETNVPHEENISYFGDPRSDGQGTDEAQMVYNFSLAPLTLHALLTGDASVLSGWASGLRVRTRGSCFFNFIASHDGIGVTPAKDILSNAQIAALAERTLANGGLVSHRANPDGSASPYELNITLYDFLNDPSNPDPKADEALFIASQAILLSLA
- a CDS encoding ABC transporter ATP-binding protein, with product MSEIRIEGVTKRFGDFVAVKDVSLVVAEHEFMVLLGPSGCGKTTLLRAIAGLGMADEGRISIGGRDVTYLPPRERHISMVFQSYAIFPHMNVFDNIAFGLRMRKEDKSETEDRVRRAAELLHIEGMLDRYPSKMSGGQRQRVAVARAIAMQAQVLLMDEPLSNLDALLRLEMRAELKQLLAKIGTTTVYVTHDQVEAMSMGDRIAVMHGGTIQQVDSPTEVYDFPANGFIGGFIGNPPMNFLMGRVRKGPDGTTVRLGEFDVAPAAEMQQMLSKYDGKPVVLGIRAENLETLHEPAPDALMADVLVVEPLGAQNLLTAAFGGHKIKVATHPAFPASAGGRVWLRLPSDSIRWMDPDTKQALRPA
- a CDS encoding carbohydrate ABC transporter permease produces the protein MSVRVSDEMERVRARAKRRLAIKRAFTYLVAILLSLWILLPIWLIASTALTTPEAMRSFPKGALPFIPFSFDTMRFFLDSYGILPGLVNSVVVALLTLGLSTLIAAPAGYALSRYSFRGRETFRLSILAVRAFPVVILSIPLAVTFISLGIFDSIPSLALMHTALTLPTTVLVIGSVFAGIPYELEEAAQVFGCTPLQAFRTVVMPLALPGIAAAGLFTFVMSWNEVFAATVLTVKNRTLPAQVLVSLREASDAYKFAGGFFMLVPSVIFIVIIRKYLFNMWGQASK
- a CDS encoding sugar ABC transporter permease produces the protein MSASPLRASGRRSFKWTPYLLIAPALLYLLLFFAWPMTQAIRLAVWEEQGLLSLRDSPGGEDSVGTVEQGARISVMERRVVPLSAEESDGGDIWFFVEGKDEGIGEVRGWIPESRIRIRETDSSGAPVLGTVRPRLGASAGQGTVLHETPDELGEAVGELPARAEATILRRGSQEVWYLVKNTSDEKSVSGWAQGRNLQIYSDGESGRVGIGDTGRFTLLHVRRMLKDRFFRSALWTTFLLMLLIIPVQLVLAIVMALVIQSRIRFNLVFLAIFAIPLAASDLAVGIVWSSIFTQNGFLNSLLYTFGLISSPQPYLTAATRHWILVAVWIAEVWRATSLVMVIVVSGLQAISQEVLEAAELFGASLWQRVRYVILPLLKPSIQVALILRTILALQVFAVVIALGGGDVVTVLANETYRQYYALRNMNAAAAYSGLILLLSMVSAVFYLRTVRGGEEAVS
- a CDS encoding carbohydrate ABC transporter substrate-binding protein is translated as MKMRVKGTRTLAALLTLSAVLWGGAAFASGLSGLVFFSTQFAPVEEQAKFREILKDGGFDYTADSNDGPMIDLVIAETKAGKGTLGLIGALHGSFPPLQQANALANLVDLAEDLGDSREFAQAYMQTGLLGSEDTLYYIPWMQATYIMAANKKALDYLPEGVDLNTITYQQLADWSKALYEAEGRPLLGLPHAGLFQRFLQGYLWPSFTGGMVGKFQSVDAIAMLEWMKSDLWPYVHPESINYNLMHEPLLKEEVWVAFDHTARLLPAFAEKPDEFVAFPAPAGPAGLGYMPVIVGLAISKAAPNPEAANQAIEYLTRPDVQARVLNELGFFPAVGGVDTSRLPKGIAMQMEAVNTQASSPNAIAALLPVGLGARGGEINQIFRNAFDRTVLNGEDVGKVLEEEATNLQLLMDETGAPAWPPDPASDGPSKVLPR
- a CDS encoding LacI family transcriptional regulator, with amino-acid sequence MRVTLKHIAERTGKSITTVSRALAGYGDVSEETRELVRRAAREMNYTPNALARSLQKRRSRTIGLILPTVGPRFSDPFFTEFLTGVGNMAAERGYDLLLSVQSPGEGEMELYRRKVSGGQVDGFVVVRTRRRDPRIDWLVESAVPFVAFGRTESAAGFPFVDVDSVKGMRLVGDHLIGLGHRRMVFLSSPPDLLFMGHRLEGLRQAMAEHGLDPDELRIVKGDLTQKSGYEAAMKLLEEPEIPTAIASCNDLMALGAMSALHERGVSVGGDVAVTGFDDIPMAEHSHPPLTTVQQPIYEIGRMVCEKLVDLIAGEARDTRGEILAPRLIVRSSCGAPRRSTVETGGDGESWQVS
- a CDS encoding CoA-binding protein, with amino-acid sequence MTPEVQWSMSGYDFFGEVIDLNRDEILQKFVCTPSRVAIVGASPKTERPVFRVMNYLSGAGFTLFPVNPAYTGAEILGLTCRADLASLEERVDVVALFVSADKQAGIARDLKNMSDKPVVCFQPGSENKPLAESLAKDGYPVLEHCLMAAHMNECGA
- a CDS encoding acyl-CoA thioesterase; the encoded protein is MSSEVPFTIRVRYGDTDQMGVAYYANYLYWFEIGRSEFCRAHGRSYADWEAEGMFLPVVESHCRYRYPARYEEEITVFTKIGELKAGSVVFKCRIERTSDGKLLAEGWTRHAFVDARGKVLRGNNPMRKWIEALRDDGGVA